A genomic window from Synechococcus sp. WH 8016 includes:
- a CDS encoding 6-carboxytetrahydropterin synthase, translated as MFLPPAGFTCSKHFEGYPCCHRQWQHSGHCHFVHGYSRSFTFWFAAKQLDACGFVVDFSSLRPLEKQLSDQFDHTFLVNQDDPLLEQWQSLHQQGALDLRVMQNVGMEHTAQLLWDWANEHLKKRDQGRTCCWKVEARENISNEATYYSVPHWFEPTNSGGHPSASS; from the coding sequence ATGTTTCTGCCTCCCGCCGGCTTCACCTGCAGCAAGCATTTCGAGGGGTATCCTTGTTGTCATAGGCAATGGCAACACTCTGGCCATTGTCATTTTGTTCATGGCTACAGCCGAAGCTTCACGTTTTGGTTTGCTGCCAAGCAGCTTGATGCGTGTGGCTTTGTGGTGGATTTCTCAAGCTTGCGTCCCTTAGAGAAACAGTTGAGCGATCAGTTTGATCACACTTTTTTGGTCAACCAAGATGATCCCTTGCTTGAACAGTGGCAATCTCTTCATCAGCAGGGAGCCCTAGATCTTCGGGTGATGCAAAATGTAGGGATGGAACATACCGCACAATTGTTGTGGGACTGGGCCAATGAACACTTGAAAAAACGTGATCAGGGCCGAACCTGCTGTTGGAAAGTAGAAGCCAGAGAAAATATCAGCAATGAAGCCACTTATTATTCAGTCCCTCACTGGTTTGAACCTACGAATTCGGGGGGGCATCCTTCTGCTTCGAGCTGA
- the hisIE gene encoding bifunctional phosphoribosyl-AMP cyclohydrolase/phosphoribosyl-ATP diphosphatase HisIE, with the protein MPAADVAFIDELRFNDKGLIPAIAQDWLDGAILMQAWMNRAALELTLSTGEVHYWSRSRQEMWHKGATSGHIQRLKGFRYDCDADVLLLTIEQAGDVACHTGARSCFYDDGPVPSQGGDEAAAPPADACTELMRVIEDRRNCPEEGSYTNRLLEGGDNRILKKIGEESAEFVMACKDNNASEIAGEAADLIFHLQVALAHHNVSWRDVQTVLANRRGAPRRS; encoded by the coding sequence ATGCCAGCTGCTGATGTCGCCTTCATTGACGAACTCCGCTTCAACGACAAGGGGCTAATTCCTGCGATCGCTCAAGACTGGCTCGATGGGGCCATCCTCATGCAGGCCTGGATGAATCGTGCAGCCCTGGAGCTCACGTTGAGCACCGGTGAAGTGCACTACTGGAGTCGTTCTCGACAAGAGATGTGGCACAAAGGAGCAACCAGTGGTCACATCCAACGTCTCAAGGGCTTTCGCTACGACTGCGACGCCGACGTGCTCCTTCTCACCATCGAACAAGCCGGCGATGTGGCCTGTCACACAGGAGCACGCAGCTGTTTTTACGACGATGGTCCCGTGCCTAGCCAAGGAGGAGACGAGGCCGCAGCCCCTCCAGCCGATGCCTGCACCGAATTGATGCGAGTGATTGAAGATCGCCGCAATTGCCCAGAAGAAGGCAGTTACACCAATCGATTGCTGGAAGGGGGTGACAATCGGATCCTCAAAAAAATCGGTGAAGAAAGCGCAGAATTTGTGATGGCATGCAAAGACAACAACGCCAGCGAAATTGCAGGGGAAGCCGCTGATTTAATTTTTCACCTCCAGGTTGCTTTGGCCCACCACAACGTCAGTTGGCGAGACGTCCAGACCGTTCTGGCCAATCGCCGTGGAGCACCCAGGCGTTCTTAG
- a CDS encoding matrixin family metalloprotease: MQVDPCPPVQAQQIRTDPLRRSDLTNAPGYGSRLAISDSGFPVLPRWCVWVQPAKGAEPNRWERRWFGSIDRALDEWSAVLPIIRVEDSERAHIRIERRRPPRRRLADGWRASNGRSVLQVLEVQRQGVWRLEPNVTVMVSPELRAESQQATALHELGHAFGLWAHSQVPSDAMAPVQGASPVLKLSPRDQLTLEWMRQQPSDFGVPMPAPP; the protein is encoded by the coding sequence ATGCAAGTTGACCCCTGTCCTCCAGTTCAGGCTCAGCAGATCAGGACCGATCCTTTGCGACGTAGTGATCTGACGAATGCCCCAGGGTATGGATCCAGATTGGCGATTAGCGATTCTGGATTCCCCGTTCTGCCGCGCTGGTGCGTCTGGGTTCAGCCAGCCAAAGGGGCTGAGCCCAATCGCTGGGAGCGGCGATGGTTCGGTTCGATCGATCGCGCTCTCGATGAGTGGTCTGCGGTTTTGCCGATCATCCGGGTTGAAGACTCTGAGCGGGCTCATATCCGGATCGAACGACGCAGGCCGCCCCGGCGACGTCTTGCTGATGGATGGCGAGCCAGCAATGGCAGAAGTGTGCTTCAGGTGTTGGAGGTGCAACGGCAGGGGGTATGGCGTCTTGAGCCGAACGTCACTGTGATGGTTTCCCCTGAGTTGAGAGCCGAGTCTCAACAGGCCACCGCGCTTCATGAGTTGGGCCACGCCTTCGGACTTTGGGCCCATAGCCAGGTTCCCAGTGATGCGATGGCTCCCGTACAAGGAGCCTCCCCGGTGTTGAAGTTGTCGCCGCGGGATCAGCTCACCCTGGAGTGGATGCGACAGCAGCCGAGTGACTTTGGGGTGCCCATGCCAGCGCCGCCCTAA